Proteins encoded within one genomic window of Acidimicrobiia bacterium:
- a CDS encoding SDR family NAD(P)-dependent oxidoreductase, whose amino-acid sequence MEIEGKHAMVVGGASGFGRATAEMLHARGARITVLDLPTSDGESVAASLDGSFHPCDVMDAVAVQRAIDDAVTAMQGLHIAVNTAGGGTAQRTISRDGPMPLEAFRRLIDLNLIATFNLNRLQAWAMSKNDPVDDERGVMINTASIAAFEGQIGQVAYSAAKAGIAGMMLTMARDLGSMGVRVMAIAPSLFATGITKGIPQEMEADLTRDAAFPKRMGRPDEYAKLAVAIVENAMLNGGTIRLDGGQRFAPK is encoded by the coding sequence GTGGAGATCGAGGGGAAGCACGCGATGGTCGTCGGCGGCGCGTCCGGCTTTGGTCGCGCCACGGCCGAGATGCTTCACGCACGGGGCGCGCGGATCACGGTGCTGGACCTGCCGACCTCCGATGGCGAGTCCGTCGCTGCTTCGCTCGATGGTTCCTTTCATCCCTGCGACGTCATGGACGCGGTCGCGGTCCAGCGCGCGATCGACGATGCGGTGACAGCAATGCAGGGCTTGCACATTGCGGTGAACACGGCTGGGGGTGGCACGGCCCAGCGCACGATCAGTCGTGACGGCCCGATGCCGCTCGAAGCCTTTCGGCGTCTCATCGACCTCAACCTGATCGCGACCTTCAACCTCAATCGCCTCCAGGCGTGGGCCATGAGCAAGAACGATCCGGTGGACGACGAGCGCGGCGTGATGATCAACACCGCGTCGATTGCCGCGTTCGAAGGCCAGATCGGCCAGGTCGCCTACTCGGCGGCGAAGGCCGGGATCGCGGGGATGATGCTGACGATGGCCCGCGACCTTGGCAGCATGGGCGTGCGTGTCATGGCGATCGCTCCGAGCCTCTTCGCGACCGGGATCACCAAGGGGATCCCTCAGGAGATGGAAGCGGACCTCACCAGAGACGCCGCGTTCCCGAAGCGCATGGGTCGACCCGACGAGTACGCCAAGCTCGCCGTTGCGATCGTCGAGAACGCCATGCTGAACGGCGGGACGATCCGACTCGACGGCGGCCAGCGCTTCGCACCCAAATGA
- a CDS encoding SDR family oxidoreductase yields the protein MPADAFRYDGKRALVVGGATGMGAATAELLQDAGAEVVVMDFADIRLPGVKGIHVNLADAASIDAAVDECGGHMDALFSCAGVADGTPGIERINFIGHRHLIDRLRAKQMLPRGSAIGFISSAAGLGWEPNLAELHELLDTPDFDSAVQWVEKHGKADYMSMKQAICAYVAREAFPLLKDGIRINAICPGPTDTPLAQANKEMWLGFGADYRGETGIEPSTPLEQAYPLVFLCSDAASYVSGITLISDAGYMSSGITGSFPNATVIANMLLNR from the coding sequence ATGCCAGCTGACGCATTCCGGTACGACGGCAAGCGCGCACTCGTCGTCGGTGGTGCCACCGGCATGGGGGCAGCCACTGCGGAGCTGTTGCAAGACGCCGGTGCCGAGGTCGTGGTCATGGACTTCGCCGACATCAGGCTGCCGGGAGTAAAGGGCATCCACGTCAACCTTGCCGACGCCGCGTCCATCGACGCAGCCGTCGACGAATGTGGCGGGCACATGGACGCGCTGTTTTCGTGCGCGGGTGTCGCCGACGGCACTCCCGGCATCGAACGGATCAACTTCATCGGCCACCGGCACCTGATCGACCGCCTGCGCGCGAAGCAGATGTTGCCGCGAGGGTCGGCAATCGGCTTCATCTCGTCAGCCGCGGGCCTGGGGTGGGAACCGAATCTGGCGGAGCTGCACGAGCTGCTGGACACTCCCGACTTCGACTCGGCGGTGCAATGGGTGGAGAAGCACGGCAAGGCCGACTACATGTCGATGAAGCAAGCGATCTGTGCGTACGTCGCACGTGAGGCATTCCCGCTCCTGAAAGACGGCATCCGCATCAACGCCATCTGTCCCGGCCCCACCGACACTCCGCTCGCGCAGGCCAACAAGGAGATGTGGCTCGGGTTCGGCGCCGACTATCGCGGCGAGACAGGGATTGAGCCCTCCACTCCGCTCGAGCAGGCATACCCGCTGGTGTTCTTGTGCAGCGATGCCGCGTCGTATGTCAGCGGGATCACGTTGATCTCCGACGCCGGCTACATGAGCTCGGGCATCACGGGCTCGTTCCCCAACGCGACCGTCATCGCCAACATGCTCCTCAACCGATAG
- a CDS encoding nuclear transport factor 2 family protein, whose translation MTDDARRIADLVELHALCARYMLLASQFEEDRWLDVFTPDGEYNAFGTAYTLERFPALLAAAPRGQFIGNMPVVELDDDSATGMQHFVFIDQHTHAMRLGWYRDEYRRTPDGWRIHRRATTFMRKHGGFDSGEPHDPLADAETEESKR comes from the coding sequence GTGACCGACGACGCTCGACGGATCGCCGACCTCGTCGAGCTGCACGCGCTGTGCGCGCGGTACATGTTGTTGGCGAGCCAGTTCGAAGAGGACCGATGGCTCGACGTGTTCACCCCCGACGGCGAGTACAACGCCTTCGGCACCGCGTACACCCTCGAGCGCTTCCCGGCGCTGCTCGCAGCCGCGCCCCGAGGCCAGTTCATCGGCAACATGCCGGTGGTCGAGCTCGACGACGACAGCGCCACCGGGATGCAGCACTTCGTCTTCATCGATCAGCACACACACGCCATGCGCCTAGGTTGGTACCGGGACGAGTACCGGCGCACGCCGGATGGCTGGCGGATCCATCGCCGCGCCACCACGTTCATGCGCAAGCATGGGGGCTTCGACTCCGGAGAACCGCACGACCCGCTCGCGGATGCAGAGACTGAGGAGAGCAAGCGATGA
- a CDS encoding amidohydrolase — protein MTELPKIISVDDHVVEPAHVWQTWLPEKHREKGPRVERKKWGAFKIKKGAKYEMSEDPDGEWGDAWIYEDKLIYVQKKFVAIPKSATPGDDVSKFDKTVMTMTAVTYDDMRPGCYDAKERKKDFEIAWVDGSLPFPTFPRFCGQTFMEADDRELALACVQAYNDWMVEEWCDPSIGLNIP, from the coding sequence ATGACCGAGCTGCCGAAGATCATCAGCGTCGACGACCACGTGGTGGAGCCGGCGCACGTCTGGCAGACGTGGCTGCCCGAGAAGCACCGGGAGAAGGGCCCGCGGGTCGAGCGCAAGAAGTGGGGCGCGTTCAAGATCAAGAAGGGCGCCAAGTACGAGATGTCCGAGGACCCGGACGGCGAGTGGGGTGACGCCTGGATCTACGAGGACAAGCTCATCTACGTCCAGAAGAAGTTCGTCGCGATCCCGAAGTCGGCAACGCCAGGCGACGACGTGTCGAAGTTCGACAAGACGGTCATGACGATGACCGCCGTCACCTACGACGACATGCGTCCCGGCTGCTACGACGCCAAGGAGCGCAAGAAGGACTTCGAGATCGCATGGGTCGACGGCTCGCTGCCGTTCCCGACGTTCCCGCGCTTCTGCGGCCAGACCTTCATGGAGGCTGACGACCGGGAGCTCGCGCTCGCGTGCGTGCAGGCGTACAACGACTGGATGGTCGAGGAGTGGTGCGACCCGTCGATCGGGCTCAACATCCC